Proteins encoded in a region of the Thermocaproicibacter melissae genome:
- a CDS encoding DUF362 domain-containing protein: MAYAISDDCISCGACAGECPVGAISEGDGKFEIDPDKCTECGSCAAVCPVGAPKQA, encoded by the coding sequence ATGGCTTACGCAATTAGCGATGATTGCATTTCCTGCGGTGCATGCGCAGGCGAGTGCCCGGTTGGAGCTATTTCCGAAGGAGACGGCAAATTCGAGATCGATCCTGATAAGTGCACAGAGTGCGGTTCATGTGCTGCTGTGTGCCCGGTTGGCGCACCTAAACAGGCTTGA
- a CDS encoding ABC transporter ATP-binding protein, which yields MIELRGITKVYQMGQTQVVALNNVSLSVEKGEFVAIVGRSGSGKSTLMNIVGCLDTPTSGSYFLKGEDVSGLDEKSLTRIRNREIGFIFQSFNLIGSLSAIENVELPLLYRGMGHAERRKLAKEALRLVGLENRMDHRPAQMSGGQQQRVAIARAIATQPQIILADEPTGNLDSKSGNEIMQILYSLGRSGRTIILITHDNRIAQCAQRIVRLSDGILVS from the coding sequence CTGATTGAGCTGCGCGGCATTACAAAAGTGTATCAGATGGGGCAAACCCAGGTTGTTGCCCTGAATAATGTTTCGCTGAGTGTGGAGAAAGGGGAATTTGTCGCCATCGTCGGGCGGTCCGGCTCCGGAAAATCTACGCTGATGAACATTGTTGGCTGTCTGGACACGCCTACCTCAGGTTCCTACTTCCTGAAAGGCGAAGATGTTTCGGGGCTGGATGAAAAAAGTCTGACACGCATCCGCAACCGGGAAATCGGCTTCATCTTCCAGAGTTTCAACCTGATCGGAAGCCTCTCCGCCATTGAGAATGTGGAGCTTCCGCTGCTCTACCGCGGTATGGGCCACGCAGAACGCCGCAAGCTGGCGAAAGAGGCTCTGCGCCTTGTGGGCCTTGAAAACCGCATGGATCACCGGCCCGCCCAAATGAGCGGCGGTCAGCAGCAACGGGTCGCCATTGCGAGGGCGATTGCCACGCAGCCCCAAATTATTCTTGCCGATGAGCCGACCGGAAACCTCGATTCCAAATCCGGCAACGAAATCATGCAGATTCTTTATTCCCTTGGACGTTCTGGGCGCACAATCATTCTGATTACGCACGACAACCGCATTGCACAATGCGCACAGCGCATCGTACGCCTGAGCGACGGGATTCTGGTGTCGTAG
- a CDS encoding DegV family protein — MGSYQIITDSTSDLTQELVDELGVDVIPMDFTLGTDAYRDYPDNRDISPEEFYRRLSAGEDATTAQISMAAFMDAFETYLKAGKDVIYFGFSSGMSGTYNNSVLAAKELSEKYPERKILTVDTLGAAFGEGLLVWYAVQKQRAGVTMEELKEWAEQFRQHLHYWFTVDDLNHLKRGGRISSTAALMGTMLGIKPVLHINREGRLAMIDKVRGRRQALDDLLKHMELAVENPQDQMIFISHSAYPEGAEYIKQKIAEKFGVTKFTIAPIGPVIGAHTGAGAVLLFFAGKDREYGLSD, encoded by the coding sequence ATGGGCAGTTACCAGATCATCACCGATTCAACGAGCGATCTGACACAGGAGCTTGTAGACGAGCTCGGGGTCGATGTCATTCCGATGGATTTCACACTCGGAACGGATGCTTATCGGGATTACCCCGACAATCGTGATATATCGCCCGAAGAATTCTATCGCCGCCTTTCCGCAGGAGAGGATGCGACAACGGCGCAGATTTCCATGGCGGCGTTTATGGACGCTTTCGAGACTTACCTCAAAGCCGGCAAAGATGTAATTTATTTCGGCTTTTCTTCCGGAATGAGCGGAACCTACAACAATTCCGTTCTTGCCGCCAAAGAGCTTTCAGAAAAATATCCCGAGAGAAAAATTTTGACAGTCGATACCCTCGGCGCGGCATTCGGTGAAGGTCTGCTGGTGTGGTACGCTGTGCAGAAGCAGCGCGCGGGTGTAACGATGGAGGAACTCAAGGAATGGGCAGAGCAGTTCCGCCAGCACCTCCATTACTGGTTTACCGTGGACGACTTGAACCACCTCAAACGCGGCGGAAGGATTTCCAGCACAGCCGCATTGATGGGAACGATGCTCGGCATTAAGCCTGTGCTTCATATCAATAGGGAAGGCCGCTTGGCTATGATTGATAAGGTCCGCGGGCGAAGGCAGGCACTCGATGATCTTTTAAAGCACATGGAGCTTGCTGTGGAAAACCCGCAGGATCAGATGATTTTCATTAGCCACAGCGCATATCCGGAAGGCGCGGAGTACATAAAACAGAAGATTGCCGAAAAATTCGGAGTAACCAAGTTCACCATTGCGCCGATCGGTCCGGTCATCGGAGCGCATACGGGCGCAGGAGCCGTCCTTCTGTTCTTCGCCGGAAAGGACCGTGAATACGGCCTTAGCGATTGA
- the rsmI gene encoding 16S rRNA (cytidine(1402)-2'-O)-methyltransferase, translating into MSGKLVLVGTPIGNLSDFSPRAIEALSQADFIAAEDTRVTMKLLNHFGIKKPLVSYYEHNKTERGPVLCKRMENGETCALVTDAGMPAISDPGELLVKQCAERGIPVTVVPGPSAVVTALAVSGLPTGRFTFEGFLSVNKKNRRKHLEEIRDERRTMVFYEAPHKLAATLADLLAVLGNRRIALVRELTKIHEEVIRTTLAEAAERYADGSARGEFVLVVEGAEKKDEPKSEEDAVALARSYLAEGLSASEAAKRAASETGRKKGEIYRELIRSAE; encoded by the coding sequence ATGAGCGGAAAACTGGTTCTCGTCGGAACGCCCATCGGCAACCTGTCTGATTTTTCTCCACGTGCAATCGAGGCACTGTCGCAGGCAGATTTCATTGCAGCGGAGGATACGCGGGTGACCATGAAGCTCCTGAATCATTTCGGCATCAAGAAGCCACTTGTGAGTTATTATGAGCACAACAAAACGGAACGCGGTCCGGTTCTTTGCAAGCGGATGGAAAACGGCGAAACCTGCGCACTGGTCACAGACGCGGGTATGCCTGCCATTTCGGACCCCGGAGAGCTGCTCGTGAAGCAATGCGCGGAGCGCGGCATCCCCGTGACCGTGGTACCCGGGCCGAGCGCCGTGGTTACGGCGCTGGCGGTATCTGGCCTGCCGACCGGCCGGTTCACGTTTGAAGGCTTTTTGAGCGTAAATAAAAAGAACCGCCGTAAACATCTCGAAGAAATTCGAGACGAACGGCGGACGATGGTGTTTTATGAAGCGCCGCATAAGCTGGCGGCAACGCTTGCCGACCTGCTGGCGGTACTGGGGAACCGCCGCATTGCACTGGTGCGCGAGCTGACGAAAATCCATGAGGAGGTCATTCGCACAACGCTGGCGGAAGCGGCGGAACGGTATGCGGACGGCAGCGCCCGTGGCGAATTCGTGCTTGTGGTGGAAGGCGCAGAGAAGAAGGACGAGCCAAAGTCGGAAGAAGACGCCGTGGCGCTCGCACGCAGCTACCTTGCAGAAGGCCTGTCCGCCTCCGAGGCGGCAAAGCGTGCAGCTTCGGAAACCGGCAGGAAAAAAGGAGAAATTTACCGCGAACTTATCCGCAGCGCAGAATAG
- a CDS encoding PadR family transcriptional regulator translates to MSGQMKKGILELCILHEVAKKESYGYEILNVIGSVFPGMDRSTVYAVLRRLNADGSTAVRIGDGESGGPQRKYYRITERGRAALRELTEEWNAVRSAAEKLGIT, encoded by the coding sequence ATGAGCGGGCAAATGAAAAAGGGTATTCTCGAGCTATGCATTCTGCATGAGGTGGCAAAAAAAGAATCGTACGGTTACGAGATTCTGAATGTCATCGGCAGCGTTTTTCCCGGTATGGACCGCAGCACCGTTTATGCCGTTCTGCGGCGCCTCAACGCGGATGGCAGCACCGCTGTCCGAATAGGGGATGGCGAATCCGGCGGCCCGCAGCGGAAATATTACCGAATCACCGAACGCGGCAGAGCCGCACTCCGTGAGCTTACGGAGGAATGGAACGCCGTTCGCAGCGCAGCGGAAAAGCTCGGCATCACCTGA
- a CDS encoding phosphomannomutase/phosphoglucomutase, with amino-acid sequence MLTKEWQQYKSGTDIRGVACEGVPGETVNLTDEAVTKMTKGFALWLADHEKKDVCNLTVAVGHDPRLSAERLRADVVNALTSCGVHVLDCGLSSTPAMFMITQDMECDGTVQLTASHHPWNRNGLKFFTREGGLDGKDIEAILLHAQNGDEPPAGKGTVEPVNYMKQYCARLRDLIRKSVNAEDYDHPLKGFHIVVDAGNGAGGFYANDVLAPLGADISGSQFLEPDGRFPNHIPNPENETAMKSVCEAVVKAKADLGVIFDTDVDRGGAVDTKGEEINRNRLVAIASAIALENCPGGTIVTDSITSSGLKEYIEKTLGGKHHRFKRGYRNVINEALRLNAEGVECPLAIETSGHAAMRENYFLDDGAYLVTKIIIKAAQLRAQGKTLEDLLAPLREPVEAIELRFPIKKEDFRAAGEAVISELTKYAAAQDGWTIAPDNYEGIRVSFDKAHGDGWFLLRLSVHDPIMPLNVESDTVGGVKTILKELSGFLNGCSDSLDLAPLEKAL; translated from the coding sequence TTGCTTACAAAAGAATGGCAGCAATATAAAAGCGGAACGGACATCCGCGGCGTTGCCTGTGAAGGCGTGCCCGGGGAAACCGTAAATCTCACGGACGAAGCTGTGACGAAAATGACGAAGGGGTTTGCCCTTTGGCTGGCGGACCATGAGAAGAAGGATGTTTGCAATCTGACGGTAGCCGTGGGACATGACCCGCGCCTTTCGGCAGAACGTCTGCGCGCCGATGTCGTGAATGCGCTGACTTCATGCGGCGTGCATGTTCTGGATTGCGGCCTTTCCTCAACGCCTGCCATGTTCATGATTACACAGGACATGGAATGCGATGGGACGGTGCAGCTCACCGCAAGCCATCACCCGTGGAACAGAAACGGCCTGAAATTCTTCACCCGCGAGGGCGGCCTCGACGGAAAAGACATTGAGGCCATTCTGCTGCACGCGCAGAACGGTGACGAACCGCCGGCGGGCAAAGGCACCGTGGAACCGGTCAACTACATGAAGCAATACTGCGCACGCCTTCGCGACTTGATTCGCAAGAGCGTCAATGCAGAAGACTACGACCATCCGCTCAAGGGCTTCCATATTGTTGTGGATGCCGGAAACGGCGCTGGCGGCTTCTATGCCAACGATGTTCTCGCACCGCTCGGCGCGGATATTTCCGGAAGCCAGTTCTTGGAGCCGGACGGCCGCTTCCCGAATCATATTCCGAATCCGGAGAATGAGACAGCAATGAAGTCGGTCTGCGAGGCTGTGGTCAAAGCAAAAGCCGACCTCGGCGTGATTTTCGATACCGACGTGGACCGCGGCGGCGCCGTGGACACCAAGGGCGAAGAAATCAACCGCAACCGCCTCGTTGCCATCGCCTCCGCCATCGCCCTCGAAAACTGCCCGGGCGGAACGATTGTAACGGATTCCATCACTTCCTCGGGACTGAAGGAATACATTGAAAAGACGCTCGGCGGAAAGCACCACCGTTTTAAGCGCGGTTACCGCAACGTCATCAACGAAGCGCTCCGCCTCAATGCGGAGGGCGTTGAGTGCCCGCTTGCCATCGAAACTTCCGGCCATGCCGCTATGAGAGAAAACTATTTCCTCGATGACGGCGCCTATCTCGTAACGAAAATCATCATCAAAGCCGCACAGCTCCGCGCGCAGGGCAAGACGCTCGAAGATTTGCTAGCTCCGCTTCGCGAGCCGGTTGAAGCAATCGAGCTTCGCTTCCCAATCAAGAAAGAAGATTTCCGCGCGGCAGGCGAGGCGGTCATTTCCGAGCTTACGAAATATGCCGCGGCGCAGGACGGCTGGACAATCGCACCGGACAACTACGAGGGGATCCGCGTGTCGTTCGACAAAGCACACGGCGACGGATGGTTCTTGCTCCGCCTGAGTGTCCACGACCCAATCATGCCTCTGAACGTGGAAAGTGATACCGTCGGCGGCGTGAAAACGATTCTGAAAGAGCTTTCCGGTTTCCTGAACGGCTGCAGCGATAGCCTCGACCTAGCTCCGCTGGAAAAAGCCCTCTAA
- a CDS encoding ATP-binding protein, whose translation MSIQFSGPEGGAQIQKDLSFAFSEERFPHAVLLEGEPGSGTDRLAATLAQAAVCLSHGKKPCGVCTGCEKAAAGSHPDIFTVDGDANPRAFPVDTIRQIRSDAYVRPNEAPRRVFVLLGAQNMSEISQNALLKILEEPPQNVLFILTAVSAAALLPTIRSRVQIFSAAGSSMPDDWELAEKIARAVLAPTEAELVFGASGLVGDRETFRGVLRQLSMLFRDALAARSGGTVLLSGREQTVSFLSSGLTRLSLMRMLEETEKAQAALEQNANTALLAADYCARLSTAAGR comes from the coding sequence ATGAGCATACAGTTCAGCGGTCCGGAAGGCGGCGCACAGATCCAGAAGGACCTTTCCTTTGCCTTCTCGGAGGAAAGGTTTCCCCATGCCGTCCTTCTGGAAGGAGAACCCGGTAGCGGAACGGACAGGCTTGCGGCAACGCTGGCACAGGCAGCCGTATGCCTTTCGCACGGCAAAAAGCCGTGCGGCGTCTGCACTGGCTGCGAAAAGGCCGCGGCGGGTTCTCATCCCGATATTTTTACCGTAGACGGCGACGCGAATCCGCGCGCTTTTCCGGTGGATACCATCCGGCAGATTCGGTCTGACGCATACGTTCGTCCGAATGAAGCACCCCGCAGAGTATTCGTTCTGCTCGGTGCGCAGAATATGTCTGAAATCTCTCAGAATGCGCTGCTTAAAATTCTGGAGGAGCCGCCGCAGAATGTGCTTTTTATCCTTACGGCGGTAAGTGCCGCGGCGCTGCTGCCGACGATTCGTTCCCGCGTGCAGATTTTTTCCGCCGCGGGCAGCAGCATGCCGGACGATTGGGAGCTTGCCGAGAAGATTGCACGAGCCGTTCTTGCCCCGACAGAGGCGGAACTTGTGTTTGGAGCATCCGGCCTAGTAGGCGACCGCGAGACATTCCGCGGAGTGCTTCGGCAGCTTTCGATGTTGTTCCGTGACGCGCTGGCAGCCCGTTCCGGCGGAACGGTGCTGCTTTCGGGCAGGGAACAGACGGTTTCATTCTTGAGCAGCGGCCTGACGCGTCTTAGTTTGATGCGGATGCTCGAGGAAACGGAGAAGGCGCAGGCCGCATTAGAACAGAATGCTAATACCGCCCTGCTCGCTGCAGATTACTGCGCGCGGCTCAGCACGGCGGCAGGACGATAA
- a CDS encoding PSP1 domain-containing protein: MAEVVGVRFKNVGKVYYFDPDGNQLKKGDQVIVETSRGVECGEVAMENRTVSDEEIVQPLKKLIRIATADDLKRVEENHKKEKNAFQICLRKIAAHKLEMKLVDVEYTFDNSKILFYFTADGRVDFRELVKDLASVFRTRIELRQIGVRDEAKMLGGLGVCGRPFCCSTFLGGFQPVSIKMAKEQGLSLNPVKISGICGRLMCCLKYEQNSYSEMLRLVPPVNSIVMTPRGKGTVTEQDVLKGLVKVKLDTPSLEGDCQYHYSEIKVLKSGKASAVKQESELLEQLEKV, from the coding sequence ATGGCAGAAGTCGTAGGCGTACGTTTTAAAAACGTAGGCAAAGTTTATTATTTTGACCCTGACGGCAATCAGCTGAAAAAGGGCGACCAGGTAATCGTAGAAACCTCGCGCGGCGTCGAATGCGGCGAAGTAGCCATGGAGAACCGCACAGTCAGCGATGAAGAGATTGTGCAGCCTCTCAAAAAGCTGATTCGCATTGCGACGGCGGACGACCTTAAACGTGTGGAGGAGAACCACAAAAAAGAAAAAAACGCGTTTCAGATCTGCCTGCGCAAAATCGCGGCTCACAAGCTGGAAATGAAGCTTGTCGATGTCGAATATACGTTTGATAATTCCAAAATCCTGTTTTACTTTACGGCGGACGGACGCGTGGACTTCCGAGAATTGGTCAAGGACCTTGCTTCCGTGTTCCGCACCCGCATCGAACTGCGCCAGATCGGCGTGAGGGACGAAGCAAAGATGCTCGGCGGGCTTGGCGTCTGCGGCCGCCCGTTCTGCTGCTCGACATTCCTCGGGGGATTTCAGCCTGTTTCCATCAAGATGGCAAAAGAGCAGGGGCTTTCCCTGAATCCGGTTAAAATTTCCGGAATCTGCGGCAGGCTTATGTGCTGCCTGAAATATGAGCAGAACAGCTATTCTGAGATGTTGCGCCTCGTGCCGCCGGTGAATTCCATCGTCATGACGCCCCGAGGAAAAGGAACGGTTACTGAGCAGGACGTGCTCAAGGGCCTTGTAAAGGTGAAGCTGGATACCCCATCTCTTGAGGGAGATTGCCAGTACCACTACAGTGAAATTAAAGTGCTCAAGAGCGGCAAGGCATCTGCTGTTAAGCAGGAGAGCGAGCTGCTCGAACAGCTGGAGAAAGTATAG
- a CDS encoding DUF1700 domain-containing protein, producing the protein MDRVTYLSQLETALRKKYREQQVRDILADYEEFFATGIAEGKSEEELCAEFGPPEQAARELKDECAENPSGRKNTVAVVCTILAVLVFVVVLWPFRGYLTVSRSQLISQDGPVNFWVVMLTPLILEGVLALWLRRGYSSVKKMKWVPRVHLILAVPLAVSLAWLIYYCYKTVPPIEIAWYYPIAAAWAARIGVLILLASIVLLFIYAINGHTKAYWFLFCDTALLTLILNFIRVLSFTDAEATASSMTARIASCFLWAILPNLAAAAVWWAIEKIVLLRRAKS; encoded by the coding sequence ATGGACAGAGTAACCTACCTCAGTCAACTGGAAACCGCTCTCCGAAAAAAATACCGAGAACAGCAAGTCCGAGATATTCTTGCGGACTATGAGGAATTCTTCGCCACAGGCATTGCAGAAGGCAAGAGCGAAGAAGAACTCTGTGCAGAATTCGGTCCGCCGGAGCAGGCAGCCCGGGAACTCAAAGACGAATGTGCAGAAAACCCCAGCGGCCGAAAAAACACAGTGGCAGTGGTCTGCACGATTCTTGCCGTGCTTGTTTTCGTGGTGGTTCTGTGGCCGTTCAGAGGGTATCTCACCGTCTCCAGGTCTCAGCTCATTTCGCAGGATGGGCCTGTAAATTTCTGGGTTGTGATGCTGACGCCTCTGATTCTGGAGGGAGTTCTCGCCTTATGGCTTCGCCGGGGATATTCCTCAGTGAAGAAAATGAAATGGGTTCCGCGGGTACACCTTATTCTTGCTGTGCCACTTGCGGTTTCCCTTGCCTGGCTAATCTACTATTGCTACAAAACGGTACCGCCAATCGAAATTGCTTGGTACTACCCGATTGCAGCGGCATGGGCTGCCAGAATCGGCGTACTGATTCTTTTGGCCTCCATCGTTCTTCTCTTCATCTACGCAATTAACGGCCACACAAAGGCATACTGGTTTTTATTCTGCGACACGGCGCTTCTGACATTAATTTTGAATTTTATACGTGTTCTTAGTTTTACTGACGCTGAGGCTACTGCCAGCAGCATGACCGCACGTATCGCGTCATGCTTCCTGTGGGCAATTCTACCGAACCTCGCAGCAGCGGCAGTGTGGTGGGCGATTGAAAAAATCGTCTTATTGCGGAGGGCAAAATCATGA
- a CDS encoding metal-dependent transcriptional regulator yields MQIHKSAEDYLEAILMLKERNGAVRSIDIVNETGFSKPSISIAMKHLRESGYINMDSDGYITLTERGLAVAERIYDRHKLLTKFLVKLGVDEKTAAADACKMEHDLSDETFEKLKEHAAAFLNN; encoded by the coding sequence ATGCAAATTCACAAATCAGCCGAAGATTACCTGGAAGCAATTCTGATGCTGAAAGAGAGAAACGGAGCTGTCCGTTCCATTGACATTGTGAATGAGACGGGTTTCTCGAAGCCGAGCATCAGCATTGCCATGAAGCATCTGCGGGAAAGCGGATATATCAATATGGACAGCGACGGCTATATTACGTTGACAGAACGCGGATTGGCGGTTGCGGAGCGCATCTATGACCGTCACAAGCTGCTGACGAAATTTCTTGTTAAACTCGGTGTTGACGAAAAAACTGCCGCTGCAGATGCCTGCAAAATGGAACATGATTTAAGTGACGAAACTTTTGAAAAACTAAAAGAACACGCTGCAGCCTTTTTGAATAACTGA
- a CDS encoding cyclic-di-AMP receptor: MKLVMAVVSSDDSSSVAEALTKDGFSVTKLATTGGFLKSGNTTFIVGTDDDKVDQVIDIIAKQSRRRSQLVPNTTTMDMGMYSAYPVEVTVGGSTIFVLNVERFEKV, encoded by the coding sequence ATGAAACTTGTCATGGCAGTTGTCAGCAGTGATGACAGCAGCAGTGTGGCTGAAGCATTAACGAAAGACGGTTTTTCCGTTACCAAGCTAGCCACCACAGGAGGATTCCTGAAATCCGGGAACACGACATTCATTGTCGGAACAGACGATGACAAAGTTGACCAGGTAATTGACATTATCGCGAAGCAAAGCCGTCGGCGTTCCCAGCTTGTGCCGAATACCACAACGATGGATATGGGAATGTATTCTGCCTACCCGGTTGAAGTGACGGTGGGCGGCTCTACGATTTTTGTGCTCAATGTGGAGCGGTTTGAGAAAGTATGA
- a CDS encoding tRNA1(Val) (adenine(37)-N6)-methyltransferase produces MNETSAVSLREGERLEPLSKHTSVIVGNGCAFNTDTILLADFSMPKKGERCADFGTGCGTIPLLWCTRSNPGQVWAAEIQPGACEMARRSVRFNGFQDIIHVSEGDFRTLRSRENIPAGSLDLIACNPPYKEAGTGCLSATEEERIARHETVCRFSDIAKAASELLRWGGRFCCCMRPERLCGTLLTLREAGLEPKRIRFVQQRTTSAPFLFLLQANRGGKPGMTVAPTLLIEENGGFSEEMLRIYGDYKEGRT; encoded by the coding sequence ATGAACGAAACCTCGGCTGTCTCTCTGCGTGAAGGCGAGCGGCTGGAACCGCTTTCAAAACACACATCGGTCATTGTTGGCAACGGCTGCGCCTTCAATACGGATACGATTCTGCTGGCGGACTTTTCTATGCCGAAAAAAGGGGAACGGTGTGCGGATTTCGGCACGGGATGCGGAACGATTCCGCTGCTTTGGTGCACCAGGTCAAATCCCGGGCAGGTGTGGGCGGCCGAGATTCAGCCGGGCGCATGTGAAATGGCCCGGCGCTCCGTTCGGTTCAACGGCTTTCAGGACATCATCCACGTTTCCGAGGGGGATTTCCGCACCCTGCGCTCCCGGGAAAATATCCCCGCAGGTTCGCTCGACCTCATTGCCTGCAACCCGCCCTACAAGGAAGCAGGGACAGGCTGCCTAAGTGCGACCGAAGAAGAACGAATTGCCCGGCACGAGACGGTGTGCAGATTTTCGGATATCGCCAAAGCCGCGTCGGAGCTTCTGCGCTGGGGCGGCAGATTCTGCTGTTGCATGCGTCCGGAGCGCCTGTGCGGAACGCTTCTTACTCTGCGCGAAGCGGGCCTGGAACCGAAGCGGATACGCTTCGTGCAGCAAAGAACAACATCGGCGCCGTTCCTGTTTTTGCTGCAGGCAAACCGAGGGGGAAAACCCGGCATGACCGTCGCGCCGACCTTGCTAATCGAGGAAAACGGCGGCTTTTCGGAAGAGATGCTTCGGATATACGGGGATTACAAGGAGGGAAGAACATGA